GTACCAATTATCCCCAGATTCCCGTACACCCTGCGACACGTAGACAGGCGTCAGAGGTTTGCATTTCGTTTAACAGGTCCACGTGCGGCCGACGATCCTAGAGCTGAACAGCCCCGTGGACATAATCGAAGGGGAAAACGAGAGCATACAGTGCAAAGCCCACGGGAAACCACCGCCGAAGTTCACCTGGGTGAAGTCCCTCACGCAACAGGACCTGTCGAACGCTGATGGTTTCGGGGTGGACCCGGACACCGGAGTGTTGACGATCACGAACGTGAAACGGGAAGATGCCGGAGAATACGAGTGCACGGCAACCAACGCAGCCGGAACTGCCAGTACGAACATCCGCGTGAACGTGATCGTCAAACCGAAGATCATGGAGTTCTTGAACACCACCGTGGTACAGGACAAGGAGGCGAACATCGTTTGCAAGGCTTTCGGTAGACCACCGCCCCAGATCACGTTCAGAAAGCACACGTCGGAGAAACCGTACGTGAAAGGTGCGCAACCGGACGATGACCGAATCGTTTTGACCAGCAGCCAAGACGATATCGCCGGTGAAACGGTGGGCACTTTGACCATCCACGAATCCCTCAGATCGAACGATGGACTCTACGAGTGTATCGCCCAGAACGCTGGCGGAGAAGCACGCAGAAACGGTCACCTGACGATCGAGTTCCCCCCGTCGTTCGTCTCGATGTCCAATCAGACCATGTGGTCCTGGGACCAAAGACCAGTGAACATCAGCTGCCTCGCCGAGAGCATACCGAACGCCACGATACGCTGGACCATGAACAAAGACCAAAAGATCGACAACAACGAGATGATCAAGCAGATAGACAACGGACCGTTCTCCACGCTGACGATCGTACCACTGGACAAACGTTACTACACAACCTACACCTGTATCGCCTCCAATGTGCACGGGACCAGGGAGAACATCATCGAGCTCAGGGAGGCTACCAGACCCGGCGAGGTGATGCAAGTGAAGATGTCCGACATCACTGCGACAACGATCATTTTCGATCTGATGCCGCCGAGCACCGATTCCGATCTACCCGTCAGATACATCGTCGTTCAGTACAAGGAGGATATGCAGACCTGGACGGAGGCTCAGAACAAGACCTGGAGCGTTGGTAGGTAGCAGGATTCTCTTCCTGGTTTTCAGGGACAATTGGAAGAGAAGGGGGCAGAAATGATCCACTGCGTTGAATGGTAGAGTCGAGAGTTAGGAAAAATGGTCCTATAGGAGCCGAGGTATGATCGAGAGGTGGATGTCACGATCCTGGAGGACACAGAGGTCGTATCCTATTGACCAGTGTTGAGTTTGCACTTACTCCAGCGCAACTACCGAGCCTAATATCCCATAGAACCGTTCCTCTAAGCTCCCAACTGTAGGTGCTCtgattaattaattaacgaaacaacgaataaCTACTGTTACAAATATCTTTCTTCCTAATAATTTCGATAACCTTGCATACGACTTGTCCGAGCATCTCACCCTCTAGGTTAAGTCCACGTTCCATCGTCTCGACTCGCTGCCCGAGTTTCCACTGTGTATCTTCCTAGCAGAGTCGGCGATGAACCGCAACGGATGAATAACAGTGACTTCTCGTCGTTTAGGTTCCCTGTACGTGATCAAAGGCCTGAAACCGCAGACACCGTACGAGTTCCGTTTCGCCGCGAAGAACAAAGTTGGTATGGGCAACTGGGGAGCCTTCCATCGCGAGACGACACCCGGTAAAACCTTCCCCAACGAGCCGAAGATCGTGACGTCGGACAACGAGTACGATGTGTCCAAGTACAATCATCAGTACGAGCTCTCGTGGCTGGACCCGGCCGACAACGGCGAGCCCATCGACATGTACCAGATCAGGTACTGTCAAATAAAACGCGTGTCCGGCGAGTGGAAGGAGCTGGAGAACACTTGCGAAACGGTGGACGTCAAGAGCAGGACGAGGCACTGGTTGAAGAACTTGTACTCGGACACGTTCTATAAGGTGGAACTGACTGCGCACAACGCGATGGGTTTCAGTAAACCCGGATTGGCGAAGTTTAAGACGGCAAGGGGTAAGTGTCCTTGAATCATTTCATTAATCGGGCACGGTGACGTGCATTCGGTTTTTCATTTGCCAATTTTTTCATCGTAACGACATACCACGTCGGTACTAGTTCCCTTTTTCGAAttgtatgcatatatatatatttttatatatatatatatttatacatatattctcTTTGAATACATTATGTGTGCACGAGGCTATTGCACCGATTGATATTctgttgttcttttttttttaattttttatacttgACGAGAAAGACCGTTTAATTACTTCGCCTCTGTTTTGTTCACTCAAGGAGGAGGGAAAAGGGTCATTGAGGTATTTACGATGTGTTCGGTCGCGTTTCGCGTGGCGGCAGCTCCCGTAACCGATCGCTAGAGGGCGTTCCGTCAAAGTATCCCAGTCCCACAAGCTGTCATCCGGACAATGATATTCCCTGCGAGCAAAACCGTCGTTACGTCTCACGCGCGAGACCAGCTGTACTGTACGCGACGCGAGAAACgttcgctcaaggtcaccgaacgaacgtttcgtcgattaCCGCTTTCTTTCCGCAACGTTCCACTCGAACGACAAGACACGATTCTGACAACGTTGCGCGACTAttttgaccgctcaaggtcactttaCACTTTCCCAACTAGCTCACCGTTTCGAGGACAGAGtatgcgttcgcgagtttgCGATATATGTCGCTTGAACAGACCGATGGAACAGAAGATGAAACGTTGAAACTGTACGGTGGGTATGGTGATTCGGTGACCTCGAGTTCGAGTATATCACGTCGAGTACAGACAGCCTTATCGGCGTTACAGTGCGCTAACAAGAATTTGACCGTTGAAGGTCACACTTTCTACCGAGAATCGTGCCAAAAATGTTTCCTTCTTTCACATTTTCTTTGGTCGCAACGTCTCCTTTATTCTATTCTAGCACTGTAATGCAATCATCCAATCGGATTGgaagcaagaaaaaaaaaatggggtaATCGAACGGTATAGCGTCGATCTGTG
The sequence above is drawn from the Ptiloglossa arizonensis isolate GNS036 chromosome 1, iyPtiAriz1_principal, whole genome shotgun sequence genome and encodes:
- the Fas2 gene encoding neural cell adhesion molecule fasciclin 2 isoform X4 — its product is MSAAETSICISVLCIYVLRATPPPRAIGPPAYANEASLEILPSGEIQTKSIGRSTILTCKPKVDDTKLISDMQWLDPQNHVIESLKLAVLPIESTFPGHSKPPMYTELHQDNSLSLFFNSLQEEQAGKYTCKATYANSVYLNKSVTIDTIVAITWDNAPTNQYPILGEDFSIQCKVRARPSPSVDWLYNGELIKTNDHYIIDTYALKIKNVQESDDGIYICRASVLTTGEFRERSIRVEVHVRPTILELNSPVDIIEGENESIQCKAHGKPPPKFTWVKSLTQQDLSNADGFGVDPDTGVLTITNVKREDAGEYECTATNAAGTASTNIRVNVIVKPKIMEFLNTTVVQDKEANIVCKAFGRPPPQITFRKHTSEKPYVKGAQPDDDRIVLTSSQDDIAGETVGTLTIHESLRSNDGLYECIAQNAGGEARRNGHLTIEFPPSFVSMSNQTMWSWDQRPVNISCLAESIPNATIRWTMNKDQKIDNNEMIKQIDNGPFSTLTIVPLDKRYYTTYTCIASNVHGTRENIIELREATRPGEVMQVKMSDITATTIIFDLMPPSTDSDLPVRYIVVQYKEDMQTWTEAQNKTWSVGSLYVIKGLKPQTPYEFRFAAKNKVGMGNWGAFHRETTPGKTFPNEPKIVTSDNEYDVSKYNHQYELSWLDPADNGEPIDMYQIRYCQIKRVSGEWKELENTCETVDVKSRTRHWLKNLYSDTFYKVELTAHNAMGFSKPGLAKFKTARGVDTTVVHHEGPLISSAAIIGIVIAVLFIIIIVIDVICCCAHKTGIIYYICERSRRKPVDEEDAKLGRDEKEPLKEEKKITPIIDSGLRRETSVTFDGKRSVSKTGFVGKDSAV
- the Fas2 gene encoding neural cell adhesion molecule fasciclin 2 isoform X3; the protein is MAAQEHPAAATVAVLVLLPLLAYANEASLEILPSGEIQTKSIGRSTILTCKPKVDDTKLISDMQWLDPQNHVIESLKLAVLPIESTFPGHSKPPMYTELHQDNSLSLFFNSLQEEQAGKYTCKATYANSVYLNKSVTIDTIVAITWDNAPTNQYPILGEDFSIQCKVRARPSPSVDWLYNGELIKTNDHYIIDTYALKIKNVQESDDGIYICRASVLTTGEFRERSIRVEVHVRPTILELNSPVDIIEGENESIQCKAHGKPPPKFTWVKSLTQQDLSNADGFGVDPDTGVLTITNVKREDAGEYECTATNAAGTASTNIRVNVIVKPKIMEFLNTTVVQDKEANIVCKAFGRPPPQITFRKHTSEKPYVKGAQPDDDRIVLTSSQDDIAGETVGTLTIHESLRSNDGLYECIAQNAGGEARRNGHLTIEFPPSFVSMSNQTMWSWDQRPVNISCLAESIPNATIRWTMNKDQKIDNNEMIKQIDNGPFSTLTIVPLDKRYYTTYTCIASNVHGTRENIIELREATRPGEVMQVKMSDITATTIIFDLMPPSTDSDLPVRYIVVQYKEDMQTWTEAQNKTWSVGSLYVIKGLKPQTPYEFRFAAKNKVGMGNWGAFHRETTPGKTFPNEPKIVTSDNEYDVSKYNHQYELSWLDPADNGEPIDMYQIRYCQIKRVSGEWKELENTCETVDVKSRTRHWLKNLYSDTFYKVELTAHNAMGFSKPGLAKFKTARGVDTTVVHHEGPLISSAAIIGIVIAVLFIIIIVIDVICCCAHKTGIIYYICERSRRKPVDEEDAKLGSLYGWRFPLPYCDQKMANVAGVTAIQDSGSGKNTIRLVKHTAIDEKEPLKEEKKITPIIDSGLRRETSVTFDGKRSVSKTGFVGKDSAV
- the Fas2 gene encoding neural cell adhesion molecule fasciclin 2 isoform X2 is translated as MSAAETSICISVLCIYVLRATPPPRAIGPPAYANEASLEILPSGEIQTKSIGRSTILTCKPKVDDTKLISDMQWLDPQNHVIESLNTFPGHSKPPMYTELHQDNSLSLFFNSLQEEQAGKYTCKATYANSVYLNKSVTIDTIVAITWDNAPTNQYPILGEDFSIQCKVRARPSPSVDWLYNGELIKTNDHYIIDTYALKIKNVQESDDGIYICRASVLTTGEFRERSIRVEVHVRPTILELNSPVDIIEGENESIQCKAHGKPPPKFTWVKSLTQQDLSNADGFGVDPDTGVLTITNVKREDAGEYECTATNAAGTASTNIRVNVIVKPKIMEFLNTTVVQDKEANIVCKAFGRPPPQITFRKHTSEKPYVKGAQPDDDRIVLTSSQDDIAGETVGTLTIHESLRSNDGLYECIAQNAGGEARRNGHLTIEFPPSFVSMSNQTMWSWDQRPVNISCLAESIPNATIRWTMNKDQKIDNNEMIKQIDNGPFSTLTIVPLDKRYYTTYTCIASNVHGTRENIIELREATRPGEVMQVKMSDITATTIIFDLMPPSTDSDLPVRYIVVQYKEDMQTWTEAQNKTWSVGSLYVIKGLKPQTPYEFRFAAKNKVGMGNWGAFHRETTPGKTFPNEPKIVTSDNEYDVSKYNHQYELSWLDPADNGEPIDMYQIRYCQIKRVSGEWKELENTCETVDVKSRTRHWLKNLYSDTFYKVELTAHNAMGFSKPGLAKFKTARGVDTTVVHHEGPLISSAAIIGIVIAVLFIIIIVIDVICCCAHKTGIIYYICERSRRKPVDEEDAKLGSLYGWRFPLPYCDQKMANVAGVTAIQDSGSGKNTIRLVKHTAIDEKEPLKEEKKITPIIDSGLRRETSVTFDGKRSVSKTGFVGKDSAV
- the Fas2 gene encoding neural cell adhesion molecule fasciclin 2 isoform X5 — its product is MSAAETSICISVLCIYVLRATPPPRAIGPPAYANEASLEILPSGEIQTKSIGRSTILTCKPKVDDTKLISDMQWLDPQNHVIESLKLAVLPIESTFPGHSKPPMYTELHQDNSLSLFFNSLQEEQAGKYTCKATYANSVYLNKSVTIDTIVAITWDNAPTNQYPILGEDFSIQCKVRARPSPSVDWLYNGELIKTNDHYIIDTYALKIKNVQESDDGIYICRASVLTTGEFRERSIRVEVHVRPTILELNSPVDIIEGENESIQCKAHGKPPPKFTWVKSLTQQDLSNADGFGVDPDTGVLTITNVKREDAGEYECTATNAAGTASTNIRVNVIVKPKIMEFLNTTVVQDKEANIVCKAFGRPPPQITFRKHTSEKPYVKGAQPDDDRIVLTSSQDDIAGETVGTLTIHESLRSNDGLYECIAQNAGGEARRNGHLTIEFPPSFVSMSNQTMWSWDQRPVNISCLAESIPNATIRWTMNKDQKIDNNEMIKQIDNGPFSTLTIVPLDKRYYTTYTCIASNVHGTRENIIELREATRPGEVMQVKMSDITATTIIFDLMPPSTDSDLPVRYIVVQYKEDMQTWTEAQNKTWSVGSLYVIKGLKPQTPYEFRFAAKNKVGMGNWGAFHRETTPGKTFPNEPKIVTSDNEYDVSKYNHQYELSWLDPADNGEPIDMYQIRYCQIKRVSGEWKELENTCETVDVKSRTRHWLKNLYSDTFYKVELTAHNAMGFSKPGLAKFKTARESTGLNLDYNIDTSAGGTPKLAVTAIATAITILFLAI
- the Fas2 gene encoding neural cell adhesion molecule fasciclin 2 isoform X1; protein product: MSAAETSICISVLCIYVLRATPPPRAIGPPAYANEASLEILPSGEIQTKSIGRSTILTCKPKVDDTKLISDMQWLDPQNHVIESLKLAVLPIESTFPGHSKPPMYTELHQDNSLSLFFNSLQEEQAGKYTCKATYANSVYLNKSVTIDTIVAITWDNAPTNQYPILGEDFSIQCKVRARPSPSVDWLYNGELIKTNDHYIIDTYALKIKNVQESDDGIYICRASVLTTGEFRERSIRVEVHVRPTILELNSPVDIIEGENESIQCKAHGKPPPKFTWVKSLTQQDLSNADGFGVDPDTGVLTITNVKREDAGEYECTATNAAGTASTNIRVNVIVKPKIMEFLNTTVVQDKEANIVCKAFGRPPPQITFRKHTSEKPYVKGAQPDDDRIVLTSSQDDIAGETVGTLTIHESLRSNDGLYECIAQNAGGEARRNGHLTIEFPPSFVSMSNQTMWSWDQRPVNISCLAESIPNATIRWTMNKDQKIDNNEMIKQIDNGPFSTLTIVPLDKRYYTTYTCIASNVHGTRENIIELREATRPGEVMQVKMSDITATTIIFDLMPPSTDSDLPVRYIVVQYKEDMQTWTEAQNKTWSVGSLYVIKGLKPQTPYEFRFAAKNKVGMGNWGAFHRETTPGKTFPNEPKIVTSDNEYDVSKYNHQYELSWLDPADNGEPIDMYQIRYCQIKRVSGEWKELENTCETVDVKSRTRHWLKNLYSDTFYKVELTAHNAMGFSKPGLAKFKTARGVDTTVVHHEGPLISSAAIIGIVIAVLFIIIIVIDVICCCAHKTGIIYYICERSRRKPVDEEDAKLGSLYGWRFPLPYCDQKMANVAGVTAIQDSGSGKNTIRLVKHTAIDEKEPLKEEKKITPIIDSGLRRETSVTFDGKRSVSKTGFVGKDSAV